Proteins co-encoded in one Haloarcula pelagica genomic window:
- the metX gene encoding homoserine O-acetyltransferase MetX, protein MPVDHETVSLGAFEFQCGETIPDLELAYETYGEFEGDNAVLVCHALTGSAHVASQGRFEDSDQAYAWWDDIVGPGKAIDTTEYFVVCVNVPGSCYGSSGPPSTNPETGDPYGPEFPPVTVADWTEAQRALLDELGIPHLYAVVGGSVGGMNVLEWAKRHPDHVEKLVPIAAAGRLDPQCLALDGIARRAITTDPNWNGGNYYDGDHPDEGLALAREIGHVMYFSKSSMERRFGRRAATREAERAFPVDPAGRFFPYRDVESYLDYNASKFVERFDANSYLYLTRAMDNYDLASGFESDADALAAFDGSALVMSFTGDWHFTTQQSEALADALRETDTDVAHHVVDSDYGHDAFLVEPDSVGPPLADFLDSGIEGNAVSDTVEVETEESDFAPVHNSLFSR, encoded by the coding sequence ATGCCCGTCGACCACGAGACCGTCTCGCTGGGGGCCTTCGAGTTCCAGTGTGGGGAGACGATCCCCGATCTGGAACTGGCCTACGAGACCTACGGCGAGTTCGAGGGCGACAACGCCGTCCTGGTCTGTCACGCGCTGACCGGCAGCGCCCACGTCGCCTCACAGGGCCGCTTCGAGGACAGCGACCAGGCCTACGCCTGGTGGGACGACATCGTCGGGCCGGGCAAGGCCATCGACACCACCGAGTACTTCGTCGTCTGTGTCAACGTTCCAGGGTCGTGTTACGGCTCCAGCGGCCCGCCGAGTACGAATCCCGAGACGGGCGACCCGTACGGCCCGGAGTTCCCGCCCGTGACGGTCGCCGACTGGACGGAGGCCCAGCGCGCGCTGCTGGACGAACTCGGGATTCCCCACCTCTACGCGGTCGTCGGCGGCAGCGTCGGCGGCATGAACGTCCTGGAGTGGGCCAAACGCCACCCCGACCACGTCGAGAAACTCGTGCCCATCGCCGCCGCCGGTCGGCTGGACCCCCAGTGTCTCGCGCTCGACGGCATCGCCCGCCGGGCGATCACCACCGACCCGAACTGGAACGGGGGGAACTACTACGATGGGGACCACCCCGACGAGGGGCTGGCCCTGGCCCGCGAGATCGGTCACGTCATGTACTTCTCGAAATCCAGCATGGAGCGGCGCTTCGGCCGCCGGGCGGCCACCCGGGAGGCCGAGCGGGCCTTCCCGGTCGACCCCGCCGGGCGTTTCTTCCCGTACCGTGACGTGGAGTCGTATCTCGACTACAACGCCTCGAAGTTCGTCGAGCGGTTCGACGCCAACAGCTACCTCTACCTGACGCGGGCGATGGACAACTACGACCTGGCCAGTGGCTTCGAATCGGACGCCGACGCGCTCGCGGCTTTCGACGGGTCGGCGCTCGTGATGTCCTTTACCGGGGACTGGCACTTCACGACCCAGCAGTCCGAGGCCCTGGCCGACGCGCTGCGGGAGACCGACACCGACGTGGCCCACCACGTCGTCGACTCCGACTACGGCCACGACGCCTTCCTGGTCGAACCGGACAGCGTCGGCCCGCCGCTGGCGGACTTCCTCGATTCGGGGATCGAGGGCAACGCCGTCTCGGACACCGTCGAGGTCGAGACCGAGGAGTCCGACTTCGCGCCGGTCCACAACAGCCTCTTCTCGCGCTAA
- a CDS encoding O-acetylhomoserine aminocarboxypropyltransferase/cysteine synthase family protein, giving the protein MTDQYAFGTRCVHAGQEEPDPATGACAPPIYQTSSYVFEDAETAADRYALEDDGNVYSRFDNPTVRMLEHRLASLENGVDAVATGSGMAALDAGTLVLASAGDNVVSSSSIYGGTHSYLTSTASRRGIEARFVDTLDPDAYAAAIDDDTAYVHVEAIGNPSLVVPPLEAIADVAHDHGVPLFVDNTFGTPALCNPLDHGADIVWESTTKWIHGSGSTVGGVLVDGGSFPWGDYPEKFPEMGAQNPAFDTNFAERFGDRAFAMAARQRGLRSLGDGQKPFDAWATLQGTETLALRMERHCENALTVARHLQDHPEVSWVTYPGLESHETHDLATEYLSGGFGGVVTFGLDGGYDAGRQFCERTDLAKFLANIGDAKTLVIHPASTTHAQLSAAEQRESGVRPDLVRMSVGIEDPADVIADIDSAIEEVR; this is encoded by the coding sequence ATGACCGACCAGTACGCGTTCGGGACACGCTGTGTGCACGCCGGGCAGGAGGAGCCCGACCCGGCGACGGGCGCGTGTGCTCCCCCGATCTACCAGACCTCCTCGTACGTCTTCGAGGACGCCGAGACGGCGGCCGACCGGTACGCCCTCGAAGACGACGGCAACGTCTACTCCCGCTTCGACAACCCGACAGTGCGGATGCTCGAACACCGGCTTGCTTCCCTGGAGAACGGCGTCGACGCCGTCGCCACCGGGTCGGGGATGGCCGCCCTGGACGCCGGGACGCTCGTGCTCGCGTCGGCCGGCGACAACGTCGTCTCCTCCTCTTCGATCTACGGCGGCACCCACAGCTATCTCACGAGTACCGCCAGCCGGCGGGGGATCGAGGCCCGCTTCGTCGACACGCTCGACCCCGACGCCTACGCCGCGGCCATCGACGACGACACCGCCTACGTCCACGTCGAGGCCATCGGCAACCCCTCGCTTGTGGTCCCGCCCCTCGAAGCGATCGCCGACGTGGCCCACGACCACGGCGTCCCGCTGTTCGTCGACAACACCTTCGGCACGCCGGCGCTGTGTAACCCGCTGGACCACGGTGCGGACATCGTCTGGGAGTCGACGACGAAGTGGATCCACGGCTCGGGCTCGACCGTCGGCGGCGTCCTCGTCGACGGCGGTTCGTTCCCCTGGGGCGACTACCCCGAGAAGTTCCCCGAGATGGGCGCCCAGAACCCCGCCTTCGACACGAACTTCGCCGAGCGGTTCGGGGACAGAGCGTTCGCGATGGCCGCCCGCCAGCGAGGCCTGCGCTCGCTGGGCGACGGCCAGAAACCGTTCGACGCCTGGGCAACGCTCCAGGGGACGGAGACGCTGGCCCTGCGGATGGAGCGCCACTGCGAGAACGCCCTGACCGTCGCCCGACACCTCCAGGACCACCCCGAAGTCTCCTGGGTCACCTACCCCGGCCTCGAATCCCACGAGACCCACGACCTCGCGACCGAGTACCTCTCGGGCGGGTTCGGCGGCGTCGTCACGTTCGGCCTCGACGGCGGCTACGACGCCGGCCGGCAGTTCTGCGAGCGCACAGATCTGGCGAAGTTCCTGGCCAACATCGGCGACGCGAAGACGCTCGTGATCCACCCCGCATCGACGACCCACGCCCAGCTCTCGGCGGCCGAACAGCGCGAGAGCGGCGTCCGGCCGGACCTGGTTCGGATGAGCGTCGGTATCGAGGACCCGGCCGACGTGATCGCCGACATCGACAGCGCCATCGAGGAGGTGCGCTGA
- a CDS encoding DUF4129 domain-containing protein has product MRRWLDAAVQAAVGALIALAASLDRSLARLSAALRALIARETTVTELLARLRRWIERAGTAERATAGTASTPGDGADPPAAQVTIREAWRRFLTHVSLPRYWTHSPGDIAAHAVAEDGLPPEAVRTLRDAFRAVEYGDRGADERVAAVQAAIEAIEAAADGEGEA; this is encoded by the coding sequence GTGCGTCGCTGGCTCGACGCGGCGGTCCAGGCCGCCGTCGGTGCGCTGATCGCGCTGGCGGCGTCGCTCGACCGATCGCTCGCACGGCTCTCGGCCGCGTTGCGTGCCCTGATCGCCCGCGAGACGACCGTCACCGAACTGCTGGCCCGGCTCCGCCGGTGGATCGAGCGCGCGGGGACCGCCGAGCGCGCGACCGCTGGGACGGCGTCGACACCGGGGGACGGCGCCGACCCGCCGGCGGCACAGGTCACGATCCGCGAGGCCTGGCGACGCTTCCTGACGCACGTCTCGCTCCCGCGGTACTGGACACACTCGCCGGGCGACATCGCGGCCCACGCCGTCGCCGAGGACGGCCTCCCGCCCGAGGCCGTCCGGACGCTCCGGGACGCCTTCCGCGCGGTCGAGTACGGCGACCGCGGGGCCGACGAGCGGGTCGCGGCCGTCCAGGCGGCCATCGAGGCGATCGAGGCGGCAGCCGACGGGGAGGGCGAGGCCTGA
- a CDS encoding DUF3488 and transglutaminase-like domain-containing protein, producing the protein MSGDDATATEGGYAREYSRVVLVGVCAVAIVLATAVLPLLAPAGDSPAESLVPLPPEGQRGPGPDAGLGASGDLGALNPGTSTTVGGVDTAENPFQSRDTDVHFTAQSTDAAYWRTGAYETYTGSGWETDTDLAPYDGPIPPGVGSGTGTEVRYAVTLERSASSLPTVWRPRTVSREGLMVTDAGAIRADGSLPAGTAYQGSSVRPAREPAVLRTSGRDYPAAVEERYTALPPGTRQRLGPFTDDLTAGSDSPYETATTIERWLETEKAYSLNVSDEPDERVASQFVFEMEAGYCEYFATAMTAMLRSQGVPARYVVGYSTGERTGEGTYTVRGLNAHAWVEVYFPDRGWVRFDPTPGRERLAAEQAAMAAAGEDYRASERGSPGEQFGVGAEGPSIGTVQPQTPLPEDTPSDEGDPEPTEAEERDDPTDTTEGVSVRLNRTATPGAPVLVTVTRDGSPVENATVTFNGRAVGRTDAQGAVVGRVPYDATLDVGVSVPSDRQSAVVPTVPAVGGGPSDRFYAVGGPPAQQTANETFNVSTAATVTVSGEAVTGATVTVVASVEDVPVRDGTVTVDGRRVGTTGASGRATVTLPTEPGDVTVAVRRDAVGGNETLSLAPLVVSADPTLPLALPGTGLTVTATLDGDPVADAPVVQDGTRVGRTGVDGTATVRLPVAAGTDLTVSRYGQRERVTVDGSAEISRPSSSRRRSVSAASRSVFGAAG; encoded by the coding sequence ATGTCCGGAGACGACGCCACCGCCACCGAGGGCGGGTACGCGCGCGAGTACTCCCGAGTGGTCCTGGTCGGGGTCTGTGCCGTCGCGATCGTCCTGGCGACGGCCGTCCTGCCGCTTCTGGCACCGGCCGGCGACAGCCCCGCCGAGTCGCTGGTCCCGCTGCCGCCCGAGGGCCAGCGCGGCCCCGGTCCCGACGCCGGCCTCGGCGCGAGCGGCGACCTCGGCGCGCTGAACCCGGGCACCTCGACGACCGTCGGCGGGGTCGACACCGCCGAGAACCCCTTCCAGTCCCGGGACACCGACGTTCACTTCACCGCACAGAGCACCGACGCCGCGTACTGGCGGACCGGCGCCTACGAGACCTACACCGGGTCCGGCTGGGAGACCGACACCGACCTCGCTCCCTACGACGGCCCGATCCCTCCCGGCGTCGGTTCGGGCACCGGCACCGAGGTGCGCTACGCGGTCACGCTGGAACGGTCGGCGTCGTCGCTCCCGACGGTCTGGCGGCCCCGGACCGTCTCTCGGGAGGGACTGATGGTGACCGACGCCGGAGCGATCCGGGCCGACGGGTCGCTCCCGGCCGGCACCGCCTACCAGGGGAGCAGCGTCCGACCGGCCCGGGAGCCGGCGGTGTTGCGGACCAGCGGGCGCGACTACCCGGCGGCCGTCGAGGAGCGCTACACCGCCCTCCCGCCCGGGACGCGCCAGCGACTCGGGCCGTTTACCGACGACCTGACGGCCGGCAGCGACTCCCCCTACGAGACGGCGACGACGATCGAGCGGTGGCTGGAGACCGAGAAGGCGTACTCGCTGAACGTCAGCGACGAACCCGACGAGCGCGTCGCCTCGCAGTTCGTCTTCGAGATGGAGGCGGGCTACTGCGAGTACTTCGCGACCGCGATGACGGCGATGCTGCGCAGTCAGGGGGTCCCCGCCCGCTACGTCGTCGGCTACTCGACGGGCGAGCGGACCGGCGAGGGGACCTACACCGTCCGCGGGCTGAACGCCCACGCCTGGGTCGAGGTGTACTTCCCCGACCGGGGGTGGGTTCGCTTCGACCCGACGCCGGGACGGGAACGCCTGGCTGCCGAGCAGGCCGCGATGGCCGCGGCGGGCGAGGACTACCGGGCCAGCGAGCGCGGGAGCCCCGGCGAACAGTTCGGCGTCGGCGCCGAAGGGCCGTCCATCGGGACCGTCCAGCCCCAGACGCCGCTCCCCGAGGACACCCCGTCGGACGAGGGCGATCCGGAGCCCACCGAGGCCGAGGAGCGCGACGATCCGACCGACACCACGGAGGGCGTCTCCGTCCGCCTCAACCGCACTGCGACGCCGGGCGCGCCGGTGCTGGTGACGGTGACCCGGGACGGCAGCCCGGTCGAAAACGCGACGGTCACGTTCAACGGGAGGGCCGTCGGCCGGACCGACGCCCAGGGAGCCGTCGTCGGCCGGGTCCCCTACGACGCGACGCTCGATGTCGGCGTGTCGGTCCCGTCGGACCGTCAGTCGGCGGTCGTACCTACGGTTCCCGCCGTCGGAGGCGGCCCGAGCGACCGGTTCTACGCGGTCGGCGGTCCGCCAGCCCAACAGACGGCCAACGAGACGTTCAACGTCTCGACGGCGGCGACGGTCACCGTCTCCGGCGAGGCGGTCACCGGCGCCACCGTGACCGTCGTCGCGAGCGTCGAGGACGTGCCGGTCCGGGACGGGACGGTGACGGTCGACGGCCGGCGCGTGGGGACGACCGGCGCGAGCGGCCGGGCGACCGTGACGCTGCCGACCGAACCAGGCGACGTGACCGTCGCCGTCCGCCGGGACGCCGTCGGCGGCAACGAGACGCTGTCGCTGGCGCCGCTGGTCGTCTCGGCGGACCCGACGCTCCCGCTCGCGCTCCCCGGGACCGGTCTGACCGTGACCGCGACGCTCGACGGCGATCCGGTGGCGGACGCACCAGTGGTTCAGGACGGCACCCGTGTCGGCCGAACTGGCGTCGACGGCACGGCGACGGTCCGGCTCCCGGTCGCGGCCGGCACGGACCTGACCGTCTCCCGGTACGGCCAGCGCGAGCGGGTCACCGTGGACGGCTCGGCCGAAATCTCGCGGCCGTCGTCCTCGCGGCGGCGCTCTGTGTCGGCGGCGTCGCGGTCGGTGTTCGGCGCAGCGGGCTGA
- a CDS encoding DUF58 domain-containing protein, with translation MARPRARARAPPRPSRRRRRATGNGGSLRCAGASTAGPAGWPARSSSSGWRCSRASRSSWRRRRSRSPTSATARSPGFPNRCRSGPRAPSTTARSPELAAVELTVENTGERTLTDVRLVDGVPDELAVVDGSPRCCTALRPGETVTVGYTVRAKRGTHAFADADARVRPLAASEVVTTEVAVAGDTSLTCANAVESGPLTDATLPFAGTHSTDSGGSGLAFHSTRQYQYGDPAGRIDWRRYAKTTDLTTVDYREQRAVRTVLLVDARPPARATPDPAFPTGAELSAYAAQRLLGTLSQAGAVTSVAAVGLTDADVPGGVDPDGLVWVDDSGRHAGDRAARVVDGVGRAATRRPGDSDDGPVASKRTEADGGRNAIRAVLARLPATAQVVVVSPATDEWAHSLLTELTRRDYPTTLVSPDVTRRDSLGASVLALERAQGLRRIEHLGTAVVDWDLDRPLDAALRTAVTEVFGE, from the coding sequence GTGGCTCGACCCCGAGCGCGAGCGCGAGCGCCGCCTCGACCGAGCCGTCGCCGCCGTCGAGCGACGGGCAACGGAGGGTCGCTGAGATGCGCCGGCGCGTCCACCGCTGGGCCGGCGGGCTGGCCGGCGCGCTCGTCCTCGTCGGGCTGGCGCTGCTCTCGGGCGAGCCGCTCCTCCTGGCGGCGACGGCGATCCCGCTCGCCTACGTCTGCTACGGCGCGCTCTCCAGGGTTCCCGAACCGGTGTCGCTCGGGGCCACGCGCTCCGTCGACGACCGCCCGCTCCCCGGAGCTGGCGGCCGTCGAACTGACCGTCGAGAACACCGGCGAGCGGACGCTGACCGACGTTCGCCTCGTCGACGGCGTTCCGGACGAACTGGCGGTCGTCGACGGGTCGCCCCGGTGTTGCACGGCGCTTCGCCCCGGCGAGACGGTGACCGTCGGCTACACGGTCCGCGCCAAGCGGGGCACACACGCCTTCGCCGACGCCGACGCCCGGGTCCGGCCGCTGGCCGCCAGCGAGGTCGTCACGACCGAGGTCGCCGTCGCCGGCGACACGTCCCTGACCTGTGCCAACGCCGTCGAATCGGGGCCGCTCACCGACGCGACGCTCCCGTTCGCGGGGACACACTCGACCGACAGCGGCGGCAGCGGGCTGGCGTTTCACTCGACGCGGCAGTACCAGTACGGCGACCCGGCCGGCCGGATCGACTGGCGCCGCTACGCCAAGACCACCGACCTGACGACCGTCGACTACCGCGAGCAGCGCGCGGTCAGGACGGTACTGCTCGTCGACGCCCGGCCTCCCGCCCGGGCGACGCCGGACCCCGCCTTCCCGACCGGCGCCGAACTGTCGGCCTACGCCGCCCAGCGGCTGCTGGGGACGCTCTCGCAGGCGGGGGCCGTCACCAGCGTCGCCGCCGTCGGGCTCACGGACGCCGACGTTCCCGGCGGGGTCGATCCCGACGGACTGGTGTGGGTCGACGACAGCGGCAGACACGCCGGCGACCGGGCGGCGCGGGTCGTCGACGGGGTGGGTCGGGCCGCGACGCGCCGGCCGGGCGACAGCGACGATGGGCCGGTGGCGAGCAAACGCACCGAGGCCGACGGCGGTCGGAACGCGATTCGTGCGGTGCTCGCGCGTCTCCCGGCGACGGCCCAGGTCGTCGTCGTCTCCCCGGCGACCGACGAGTGGGCGCACTCGCTGCTGACGGAACTGACCCGGCGGGACTACCCGACGACGCTGGTCAGCCCGGACGTGACGCGCCGTGACTCGCTGGGGGCGTCGGTCCTCGCGCTCGAACGGGCCCAGGGACTGCGCCGGATCGAACACCTCGGAACGGCAGTCGTCGACTGGGACCTGGACCGGCCGCTCGACGCGGCGCTTCGGACGGCAGTGACGGAGGTGTTCGGCGAGTGA
- a CDS encoding DUF7519 family protein — protein MDAFGARGRFLPRRRPRAGATDPGRHRGDGAGRRRLSPRRLRRRGGDRRSRRHRPCRALRRGRRPDRAARDRRRGRRPGNPRRWRPLRRRLAVARRRRRRAAADPDPRADPSRRVPVSGRRDRVARFACRRRAPAGGTRVGDTGGTGHPGGPRADPPGPGSARTPGAAGGARRRTDRTARRPVGDQRDGPGALRPRRRRLGVAGPQAGAVVDDARRARGRPRGVAAPPDGPACARSCGTRAGAVRRWRRADGGGARGRRPGRQQRGGARPGRGAGVPGRRRGRPRLGSDRVLRAAYRRGGAHGRVAARARRGDGRALDRPVRRLRRRPGERGGARRGGAVRRDGSRGDAVGVAGAGPRGIVAAVVVWDAGAFGATLGRELGAAVGTRRTELLHVGGTVAVGSVGAGVAAALAGGAGGALSVPPGTALAALVVCVLAVLALVAALR, from the coding sequence GTGGACGCTTTCGGCGCTCGTGGTCGCTTCCTTCCCCGTCGCCGGCCCCGCGCTGGCGCGACCGATCCTGGTCGACATCGGGGCGACGGTGCTGGTCGTCGGCGGCTGTCTCCTCGCCGTCTTCGGCGCCGCGGCGGCGACCGCCGGAGCCGTCGACACCGCCCGTGTCGGGCGCTACGCCGGGGTCGTCGCCCGGACCGCGCTGCCCGTGACCGTCGTCGCGGCCGTCGCCCTGGTAATCCCCGTCGCTGGCGTCCTCTCCGCCGACGGCTCGCCGTCGCTCGTAGGCGTCGTCGCCGGGCCGCTGCTGACCCCGACCCCCGGGCGGACCCATCTCGGCGTGTTCCTGTCTCTGGTCGCCGTGACCGCGTGGCTCGGTTCGCGTGCCGTCGGCGCGCTCCCGCTGGCGGAACTCGCGTCGGCGACACCGGAGGGACCGGACATCCGGGCGGCCCTCGGGCGGACCCGCCAGGGCCTGGGAGCGCTCGCACTCCTGGCGCTGCTGGCGGCGCTCGCCGCCGGACTGATCGAACTGCTCGCCGGCCAGTCGGCGATCAGCGAGACGGTCCCGGCGCTCTACGACCTCGCCGTCGCCGTCTCGGGGTCGCCGGCCCTCAGGCTGGCGCTGTGGTGGACGACGCTCGCCGCGCTCGCGGTCGTCCTCGCGGTGTGGCTGCTCCGCCGGACGGTCCGGCGTGCGCCCGGTCGTGTGGGACTCGTGCTGGCGCCGTACGTCGGTGGCGTCGGGCTGACGGCGGCGGCGCTCGTGGCCGGCGGCCCGGTCGTCAGCAGCGGGGCGGCGCTCGTCCGGGCCGAGGCGCCGGCGTTCCTGGCCGGCGCCGTGGACGCCCTCGTCTCGGCTCCGATCGAGTTCTACGGGCCGCGTACCGTCGCGGTGGGGCTCACGGCCGCGTCGCTGCTCGCGCTCGTCGGGGTGACGGGCGCGCTCTGGACCGTCCTGTTCGTCGGCTACGTCGGCGACCGGGGGAGCGAGGCGGCGCTCGCCGGGGCGGGGCTGTTCGTCGCGACGGGAGCCGCGGGGACGCTGTCGGCGTCGCCGGCGCTGGTCCTCGGGGGATCGTCGCCGCCGTCGTCGTCTGGGACGCCGGCGCGTTCGGGGCGACGCTCGGCCGCGAACTCGGGGCGGCCGTCGGCACCCGTCGGACCGAACTGCTCCACGTCGGCGGGACCGTCGCCGTCGGGAGCGTCGGTGCCGGTGTCGCCGCGGCGCTCGCCGGGGGTGCCGGTGGCGCGTTGTCGGTCCCGCCAGGGACCGCGCTCGCCGCGCTCGTCGTCTGTGTCCTGGCCGTCCTGGCGCTGGTCGCCGCCCTCCGGTAG
- a CDS encoding AAA family ATPase yields the protein MDHESAGVACQRILDAVGSAVVADESFLETVLTGILARGHVLLEDVPGTGKTLTARSFATVLDLSFSRIQFTPDLLPADVTGSNVYDEASGEFDFQPGPIFGNVVLADEINRAPPKTQAALLEAMGERQVTVDGQTHPLPEPFFVIATQNPVEHEGTFGLPEAQRDRFVVKTEMGYPDFAGERDLIDRRADRTEQAPSVADIVDHRQVPALQAAAETVAVDGALRDYVVELGRETRDDDRVDVGVSPRGIQRLFEAARARAVIDGRDYVVPDDIRGVVEQVFAHRLVLTADADVRGTDPAAVVRDVLGRVDVPAVDP from the coding sequence ATGGACCACGAGAGCGCCGGTGTCGCCTGCCAGCGGATCCTCGACGCGGTCGGGAGCGCGGTGGTGGCCGACGAGTCGTTTCTGGAGACGGTGCTGACTGGGATCCTCGCGAGAGGGCACGTCCTGCTCGAGGACGTGCCCGGGACCGGCAAGACGCTGACCGCGCGCTCCTTTGCGACCGTGCTGGACCTCTCCTTTTCGCGCATCCAGTTCACGCCGGACCTGCTGCCCGCGGACGTGACCGGCTCGAACGTCTACGACGAGGCGAGCGGCGAGTTCGACTTCCAGCCCGGCCCGATCTTCGGGAACGTGGTGCTCGCCGACGAGATCAACCGCGCGCCGCCCAAGACCCAGGCGGCGCTGCTGGAGGCGATGGGCGAGCGCCAGGTGACCGTCGACGGCCAGACCCACCCGCTGCCGGAGCCGTTCTTCGTCATCGCGACCCAGAACCCCGTCGAACACGAGGGGACCTTCGGGCTGCCCGAGGCCCAGCGGGACCGCTTCGTCGTCAAGACCGAGATGGGGTATCCCGACTTCGCCGGCGAGCGTGACCTGATCGACCGCCGGGCCGACCGGACCGAACAGGCCCCGAGCGTCGCCGATATCGTCGATCACCGCCAGGTCCCCGCGCTCCAGGCGGCCGCCGAGACGGTCGCCGTCGACGGGGCGCTCCGGGACTACGTCGTGGAACTGGGCCGGGAGACCCGCGACGACGACCGGGTCGACGTTGGCGTCTCGCCCCGTGGAATCCAGCGGCTGTTCGAGGCCGCCAGGGCGCGGGCGGTGATCGACGGACGCGACTACGTCGTCCCGGACGACATCCGCGGGGTCGTCGAGCAGGTGTTCGCTCACCGACTGGTCCTGACCGCCGACGCCGACGTGCGCGGGACCGATCCCGCAGCCGTCGTCCGGGACGTGCTCGGCCGGGTCGACGTGCCTGCCGTCGACCCCTGA
- a CDS encoding DUF7269 family protein yields MRTVVERLSEVATTAHARAADGERSAAREAVRSGTWTDDRIAAAVLSPETPFPVGARLRLWLDPERERERRLDRAVAAVERRATEGR; encoded by the coding sequence ATGCGGACTGTCGTCGAGCGGCTCAGCGAGGTAGCGACGACGGCACACGCCCGAGCGGCCGACGGCGAGCGATCGGCCGCCCGCGAGGCGGTCCGTTCCGGGACCTGGACCGACGACCGGATCGCGGCCGCCGTGCTGTCACCCGAGACGCCGTTCCCGGTCGGCGCCCGCCTCCGGCTGTGGCTCGACCCCGAGCGCGAGCGCGAGCGCCGCCTCGACCGAGCCGTCGCCGCCGTCGAGCGACGGGCAACGGAGGGTCGCTGA
- a CDS encoding ABC transporter ATP-binding protein produces the protein MTAIELDGVRKEFGSVTALNGVDLTVEEGEIFGFLGPNGAGKSTAINVLLDFIRPTEGSATVLGRDAHEESKRIRDRTGVLPEGFDVYGRLTGRQHLKFVIESKDADVEPAALAERVGIPDAIDRKAGGYSKGMQQRLVLAMALVGEPELLILDEPTSGLDPNGARLMREIIREENERGATVFFSSHILGQVEAICDTVGILQDGELIAKDTVEGLREAAAGDTTLEVTFADGADVDAAVTTVQNAGIGTGVTADGNGIRVTCDESEKMTVLNTLEEAGIAVENFDTEEASLDDVFAAYTSRDEADEATEAEA, from the coding sequence ATGACAGCGATAGAACTGGACGGAGTCAGGAAGGAGTTTGGCTCCGTGACCGCCCTGAACGGGGTCGACCTCACCGTCGAGGAAGGCGAGATATTCGGCTTCCTCGGTCCCAACGGCGCCGGGAAGTCGACCGCGATCAACGTCCTCCTGGACTTCATCCGCCCGACGGAGGGGTCCGCGACGGTGCTCGGCCGGGACGCCCACGAGGAGTCAAAGCGCATCCGGGACCGGACCGGCGTCCTCCCGGAAGGGTTCGACGTGTACGGCCGGCTCACCGGCCGCCAACACCTGAAGTTCGTGATCGAGTCCAAAGACGCCGACGTAGAGCCGGCCGCGCTGGCCGAGCGTGTCGGTATCCCCGACGCCATCGATCGCAAGGCTGGCGGCTACTCCAAGGGGATGCAACAGCGGCTCGTCCTCGCGATGGCGCTGGTCGGCGAGCCGGAGCTGCTCATCCTCGACGAGCCCACGAGCGGGCTAGACCCCAACGGCGCACGGCTGATGCGCGAGATCATCCGCGAGGAGAACGAGCGGGGCGCGACCGTCTTCTTCTCCAGTCACATCCTCGGACAGGTCGAGGCGATCTGTGACACCGTCGGCATCCTCCAGGACGGCGAACTCATCGCGAAAGACACCGTCGAAGGGCTCCGCGAGGCGGCCGCGGGCGACACCACACTCGAAGTGACGTTCGCCGACGGCGCCGATGTCGACGCGGCGGTCACGACCGTCCAGAACGCCGGCATCGGGACCGGCGTCACCGCGGACGGCAACGGGATCAGAGTCACCTGCGACGAGAGCGAGAAGATGACCGTCCTCAACACTCTCGAAGAAGCCGGCATCGCCGTCGAGAACTTCGACACCGAGGAGGCGTCGCTCGACGACGTGTTCGCGGCCTACACCAGTCGGGACGAGGCCGACGAGGCCACGGAGGCCGAGGCATGA